From Parambassis ranga chromosome 9, fParRan2.1, whole genome shotgun sequence, the proteins below share one genomic window:
- the LOC114442094 gene encoding proepiregulin-like — protein sequence MGNSKASALLSLIGVTLIWPYVLTKSVSLRLQDSASLTAGLGAERPHVAKRSTQSCDSTFDNYCLNNGQCMLLVDISEHHCKCKQGFYGPRCGTPELVVQPMSEEQIIVAIFFVSLLIIGLAGALYFFCKWYKRNRFARHQKRQGYKGVQTI from the exons ATGGGAAACAGTAAAGCGTCAGCACTGCTCTCACTGATCG GTGTCACGCTGATCTGGCCATATGTTCTCACCAAGAGTGTTTCACTCCGACTGCAGGACAGCGCCTCTCTGACTGCAG gACTGGGAGCAGAGCGCCCTCATGTGGCCAAGCGGTCGACTCAAAGCTGTGACAGCACGTTTGACAACTACTGCCTGAACAACGGCCAGTGCATGCTGCTGGTGGACATCAGTGAACACCACTGCAA GTGCAAGCAGGGCTTCTACGGCCCCAGGTGTGGCACTCCTGAGCTTGTTGTTCAGCCAATGAGTGAAGAGCAAATAATTGTCGCCATTTTCTTTGTGAGCCTGCTGATAATAGGCCTGGCTGGAGCGCTGTACTTCTTCTGCAAATG gTATAAGAGAAACAGATTCGCACGTCATCAGAAGCGGCAGGGTTACAAAGGAGTCCAGACTATTTAA
- the LOC114441196 gene encoding cell division cycle protein 20 homolog B-like, with protein FDAPQVTYKRFRRRIIQRSWITEGPAAASTPLAAGCQCGSNFELDSVCQRLDLDSPPRRSEEAPAAAAQGDLQGNPQSGDHLQPFAVLNAASVDLQGKSVMTLGAPSLMNDYYANLLDCSCDGVIALALGSSVYLWNSESHALLGHLDPSPQPGRPCSQSISSLCWSRDGRALCIGTRRGDLQLWDVEHRQIMTCLQSHLSVVGALSWKQQLLSSGSVLGHIHHHDPRTPTPLVGAAFQEEAVCSLQWSPGEEWLASGSTGGLLHIWDSDITGVKRSRQPVMKMKQPSAVKAMGWCPWQRNVIATGGGWKDGELRLWDTQSGSCLTSIDTNSQICSLRWADRKRCLITGHGIPHHQVTCWSWEFCRLSRIHQLTGHAHRVLHLAINPNNTQVFSAGADQRFLIWDL; from the exons TTCGACGCCCCTCAAGTGACCTATAAGCGCTTCAGGAGACGGATCATCCAGAGGAGCTGGATCACAGAGGGGCCTGCCGCTGCAAGCACGCCGCTGGCCGCTGGGTGTCAGTGTGGGTCAAACTTTGAGCTGGACtctgtctgtcagaggctggACCTCGATTCTCCACCGAGACGCAGTGAGGaagccccagcagcagcagcacagggagACCTGCAGGGAAACCCCCAAT CTGGTGATCATTTGCAGCCGTTTGCTGTTCTGAACGCAGCTTCTGTGGATCTGCAGGGAAAGTCAGTGATGACACTTGGAGCACCGTCACTGATGAATGACTACT aCGCTAATCTCCTTGACTGCAGTTGTGATGGTGTGATCGCATTAGCACTGGGCTCTTCTGTCTACCTTTGGAATTCAGAAAGTCATGCTCTGCTGGGACATTTGGACCCGAGTCCACAGCCAGGACGACCGTGCAGTCAGTCCATCTCATCTCTGTGCTGGAGCCGAGACGGCAGAGCGCTCTGCATCGGCACCAGACGAGGGGACCTGCAG tTGTGGGATGTTGAGCATCGGCAGATAATGACATGTCTGCAATCACACCTGTCTGTGGTTGGAGCTCTTTCCTGGAAGCAGCAGTTACTCAGCAg CGGCTCTGTTCTCGGACATATCCACCACCATGACCCTCGGACTCCCACGCCTCTGGTGGGTGCAGCCTTCCAGGAAGAGGCGGTGTGCAGCCTGCAGTGGTCACCGGGAGAGGAGTGGCTGGCCAGCGGCTCCACAGGAGGCCTTCTCCATATCTGGGATAGTGACATCACAGGGGTCAAAAGGTCACGCCAGCCGgtcatgaaaatgaaacagccGAGCGCTGTTAAG GCAATGGGCTGGTGTCCATGGCAGAGAAATGTCATTGCTACAGGAGGAGGATGGAAAGATGGAGAGCTGAGACTCTGGGACACACAATCAGGGTCTTGTTTGACCTCCATCGACACAAACTCACAG ATCTGCTCTCTGCGTTGGGCTGACAGGAAGAGATGTCTCATAACAGGACACGGCATTCCTCATCACCAGGTCACCTGCTGGTCCTGGGAATTCTGCCGCCTGAGCCGGATCCACCAGCTCACAG gtCACGCTCATCGAGTCCTGCACTTGGCCATAAACCCTAACAACACTCAGGTCTTCTCTGCTGGAGCAGACCAACGCTTTCTGATCTGGGATTTGTAG
- the LOC114442003 gene encoding uncharacterized protein LOC114442003 produces the protein MVAPQTQILQRLAVLVVCHGLATGQVSSHYVLVQRPMSWVKAREFCQRHYVDLAVLSSEEQYFSFLNDNSARTTSFWLGLRRKDSSRVWKWVDGEELSYEHWYRINYEGRCASLEAMLKNGKKLLARYCDEPHMILCQGPISPQSVAVDSVGEQHVSLSWNVSAFMQMTPHSYNVTVCSSTCRSLLYTYTGDSALMHINISNLTSATEYFIQVSTFVVRPDGVSSGKRTLQSKPLILKVKTVESWQPYIVAIISLNSLKLVFLAPTLWIIYRTLKKDADSEKDNCFRHQI, from the exons ATGGTTGCACCACAGACGCAGATTCTGCAGCGACTGGCTGTTCTGG TGGTGTGCCATGGCTTAGCAACAGGCCAAGTCTCCTCGCATTACGTTCTGGTCCAAAGACCTATGTCCTGGGTCAAAGCCCGGGAGTTCTGTCAGAGGCACTATGTGGACCTTGCTGTCCTGAGCTCAGAAGAGCAATACTTCAGTTTTCTCAATGACAATTCTGCGAGGACAACCAGCTTCTGGCTCGGTCTGCGGCGCAAGGACAGCTCCAGAGTCTGGAAATGGGTCGACGGAGAGGAGCTGAGCTATGAACACTGGTACAGGATTAACTACGAAGGCCGCTGTGCAAGTTTGGAGGCCATGTTGAAGAACGGCAAAAAGCTGCTGGCTCGCTACTGTGACGAACCTCACATGATTCTCTGTCAGG GCCCCATTTCCCCACAGTCAGTGGCAGTGGACTCAGTGGGTGAACAACATGTCAGTCTTAGCTGGAACGTCTCCGCTTTTATGCAGATGACACCGCACAGTTACAATGTGACCGTGTGTTCCAGCACATGTCGGAGCCTCCTGTATACCTACACTGGTGACTCCGCCCTCATGCACATCAACATCTCCAACCTGACCTCAGCCACGGAGTACTTCATACAAGTTTCTACTTTTGTTGTTCGACCTGACGGTGTCTCTAGTGGAAAAAGGACCCTCCAAAGTAAACCGCTGATTTTAAAAGTCAAAACAG TGGAGTCCTGGCAGCCATATATAGTTGCCATCATCAGTTTGAATTCACTTAAACTTGTGTTTCTGGCTCCTACACTGTGGATTATTTATCGCACTCTGAAAAAAG ATGCAGACTCAGAGAAGGACAACTGCTTTAGACACCAGATTTAG
- the epgn gene encoding epigen — protein sequence MFTQGQTYLQRAFFSAAAVLLLLTQTGQSVLLTTAAPNATLTTQLSNSSVAEPQVQRVHRSCESEHENFCQNGGKCIYPQDSEKPFCICAASYSGQRCMFFTESTRTQPEWEELIGISFGVIMVIILLAILIYCCAYKRCKKSAPLIKSVPSETSV from the exons ATGTTTACCCAGGGACAGACGTACCTGCAGAGAG CCTTCttctcagcagctgctgtgctgcttctccTGACACAAACAGGACAATCTGTACTTCTCACCACAGCAGCTCCCAATGCAACTCTGACCACGCAGCTCAGCAACA GCAGCGTGGCGGAACCTCAAGTCCAGCGTGTGCACAGATCCTGTGAAAGCGAACATGAAAATTTCTGTCAAAACGGTGGCAAGTGCATATATCCTCAAGACAGTGAAAAACCTTTCTGCAT ctgtgctgcttCATACAGCGGGCAGCGCTGcatgttcttcactgaatcCACGCGCACCCAGCCTGAGTGGGAGGAGCTGATCGGCATCAGCTTCGGGGTCATCATGGTCATCATCCTCCTGGCCATTCTGATTTACTGCTGTGCCTACAAGAG atgtAAAAAATCGGCCCCGCTCATTAAATCTGTACCTTCTGAGACTTCGGTGTGA
- the areg gene encoding amphiregulin → MNTLVFTCLLCFVVCGAPGSDATYSSELARVTGGPASGDGLRISLREDDELETDEELSGGDHETFSLHELHPSKDEKKKNRKGKGRRNRHKNKSTTPFNPEHTLFTNGYTSTLITTEDPCTSTHLGYCIHGYCKYIEGLQEPVCICMKGYDGERCGIQTLESGKTRPDQSSNTELVQTVLVIIAVVLSVISCTAILLMTCAHYRSHKNFLASFLGSASEQEKLQKPIGDIVV, encoded by the exons ATGAACACTCTGGTCTTCACCTGTCTCCTGTGCTTCG TAGTCTGCGGTGCTCCGGGATCTGATGCTACATACTCCAGTGAATTAGCCAGAGTGACCGGGGGTCCGGCCTCTGGGGATGGCCTCCGGATCTCCCTGAGAGAGGATGACGAGTTAGAAACAGATGAAGAACTTTCAGGAGGAGACCATGAAACGTTTAGTCTGCATG agctgcatccgtctaaagatgagaagaagaagaacaggaaaGGCAAAGGAAGGAGGAACAGACACAAGAACAAAAGCACGACTCCTTTCAACCCTGAGCACACGCTCTTCACCAATGGATACACATCCACACTCATCACCACCGAGGATCCCTGCACCTCCACCCACCTGGGCTACTGTATTCACGGCTACTGCAAGTACATAGAGGGCCTGCAGGAGccagtgtgcat ATGTATGAAGGGTTACGATGGTGAGCGCTGTGGGATCCAGACTCTGGAGTCGGGTAAAACTCGGCCCGATCAGAGCAGCAACACGGAGCTGGTGCAGACTGTTTTGGTAATCATCGCTGTGGTCCTGTCAGTCATCAGCTGTACTGCCATCCTGCTCATGACCTGTGCTCA TTACAGGTCACATAAGAACTTCCTGGCCTCTTTTCTTGGATCTGCGTCAGAGCAGGAGAAGCTACAGAAACCCATCGGAGACATCGTGGTGTGA
- the LOC114442004 gene encoding granzyme A-like — protein sequence MLWLPSFTAFISCGLLLTAQSSLGSEIIGGNEVVPHSLPFMALLEGDKPSCGGVLISPKWVLTAAHCAKIKKVLLGVHSIDQQEKDSRQVRKVKSLIPHSCYDGAEKINDLMLLKLDKAVKQTKTVKCLPLSKTIKDPAAGTKCLVAGWGKTNNIAKKMSNVLMSVNVTVVDRVKCNSPEFYNFNPVITKSMICAGLNSADTCQGDSGGPLLCNGVLVGITSFGRRCGEKKHPGVYSFLTEKQLSWIKQKIGSSEI from the exons atgcTCTGGCTGCCGAGTTTCACAGCTTTTATCTCATGTGGGCTTCTCCTCACTGCCCAGTCAA GTCTTGGCTCTGAGATCATTGGAGGGAATGAAGTTGTGCCGCACTCGCTGCCATTCATGGCGCTGCTGGAAGGCGACAAACCAAGCTGTGGAGGGGTACTGATCAGTCCAAAATGGGTCCTGACCGCCGCCCACTGTGCAAA GATTAAGAAAGTGCTGCTGGGGGTACACTCCATTGATCAACAGGAAAAAGATTCCAGGCAGGTCCGAAAAGTGAAGAGTCTCATTCCTCATTCCTGCTACGACGGCGCTGAAAAGATCAACGACCTGATGTTGCTCAAG CTTGACAAAGCAGTGAAGCAAACAAAGACGGTGAAATGTCTCCCGCTGAGTAAAACCATAAAGGACCCGGCAGCTGGCACCAAGTGTCTGGTGGCTGGGTGGGGAAAAACCAACAACATTGccaagaaaatgtcaaatgtccTGATGTCAGTCAACGTGACTGTGGTGGACAGAGTGAAGTGCAACTCTCCTGAATTCTACAACTTCAACCCTGTTATCACCAAGAGCATGATATGTGCTGGGTTGAACAGCGCCGATACTTGTCAA GGGGACTCAGGAGGGCCGCTGCTGTGCAACGGCGTTCTGGTCGGAATCACCTCGTTTGGGCGGAGGTGTGGTGAGAAAAAACACCCTGGAGTTTATTCTTTtctcacagaaaaacaactcAGCTGGATCAAACAGAAAATCGGGTCATCTGAAATATAA
- the gpx8 gene encoding putative glutathione peroxidase 8 has translation MEALGGYPTKSSSPKAKKLTVLLSMTVGVGCLFLLQTQLVKPRKPKDFYAFEVKDAKGRTVSLEKYRGKASLVVNVASYSEQTEANYRFLQELHRELGTSHFNVLAFPCGQFGDTEPGNSREIEAYAKSTYGVTFPFFSKIKIMGSESEPAFKFLTDSVQKIPKWTFWKFLVSPEGKVLQFWRTDESTESIRQEATSLVREIILKKRVEL, from the exons ATGGAGGCCTTAGGGGGCTACCCTACCAAGTCCTCCAGCCCAAAAGCGAAAAAGTTGACGGTGCTGCTGAGCATGACAGTCGGTGTGGGCTGTTTGTTCCTCCTGCAGACGCAGCTGGTGAAACCCAGAAAACCGAAGGATTTTTACGCTTTCGAGGTGAAAGACGCGAAGGGGAGGACGGTTTCCCTGGAGAAGTACCGAGGAAAA GCGtctttggttgtaaacgtggCGAGTTACAGCGAGCAGACGGAGGCGAACTACAGgttcctgcaggagctgcaccGGGAGCTGGGCACCTCTCACTTCAACGTCCTGGCCTTTCCCTGCGGACAGTTTGGGGACACGGAGCCCGGGAACAGCCGGGAGATCGAGGCCTACGCCAAATCAACCTATGGCGTCACCTTCCCCTTCTTCAGCAAGATCAAAATAATGGGCTCAGAGTCTGAGCCTGCCTTCAAGTTCCTCACag ATTCTGTACAGAAAATACCCAAATGGACCTTCTGGAAGTTTCTAGTGAGTCCAGAGGGTAAAGTGCTCCAGTTCTGGCGAACGGACGAGTCCACGGAGAGCATCCGACAAGAGGCCACGTCGCTGGTGCGAGAAATCATCCTGAAGAAGCGGGTGGAGCTATGA
- the mcidas gene encoding multicilin: MWPPAELIMDMHRKAFGAFCPNQMGQRGRRAAVSNKDHLRVPRSSSPVTVYVELPCIIEQAFSAIAWNDLEDCASAAVRREQDSFGSQVNESDADDQDFGDYALDFIADSPATLESSLSSTELVPFQGYVIPPLTPQRDFCPEDNLVNSSTEMDKTPAQDEASWQGMAECQRRALGCSVTVNKQLHETLHRQQDKIDSLQERNLHLRQLASRAKHLASVLEKLMTVKDPNMKEAVMPCGGKPSLSPCKRQRLDEGYETESSDSVEDMLRDVSTRCNAVLHTTRPQQEPETIRMHGAFSGLQTSVSKESSLTADAAAESITSFRTPIREHCTIKTQALPHGHAFTSRTQQGGYRFRWVPNHS; encoded by the exons GATCATCTGCGTGTGCCAAGAAGCAGCAGTCCCGTCACAGTGTACGTCGAGCTTCCCTGCATCATTGAACAAG CTTTTTCAGCTATTGCATGGAATGATTTGGAAGACTGTGCGTCTGCTGCTGTGAGACGGGAACAAGACTCCTTTGGATCTCAG GTGAATGAATCTGATGCAGATGATCAAGACTTTGGAGATTATGCCCTGGATTTCATTGCAG ACTCTCCTGCCACATTGGAGAGTAGTCTGTCTTCAACTGAACTGGTACCTTTTCAGGGATATGTCATTCCTCCCCTCACCCCTCAGCGGGACTTCTGTCCAGAGGACAATCTGGTTAACTCATCCACAGAAATGGACAAGACTCCTGCCCAGGATGAAGCTTCCTGGCAGGGCATGGCTGAGTGTCAACGAAGGGCACTAGGATGTTCCGTAACAGTCAACAAACAG cttcaTGAGACTCTTCACAGACAACAGGACAAGATCGACTCCCTGCAGGAGAGAAACCTTCACCTGAGGCAGCTGGCCAGTCGGGCAAAGCACCTGGCATCTGTGCTTGAA AAATTGATGACAGTCAAAGACCCAAATATGAAAGAAGCAGTGATGCCTTGTGGAGGGAAACCCTCACTGAGTCCCTGTAAGCGGCAGCGGCTGGATGAAGGATATGAAACAGAGTCCTCGGACTCAGTGGAGGACATGCTGAGGGACGTCAGCACACGTTGCAACGCTGTGCTGCACACAACGAGACCGCAACAAGAACCAGAGACTATACGCATGCACGGTGCATTCTCAGGCCTGCAGACATCTGTATCCAAGGAGAGCAGCTTGACTGctgatgcagctgcagagagcatCACTTCTTTCAGAACCCCCATAAGAGAACACTGCACCATAAAGACTCAGGCACTTCCCCACGGTCATGCATTCACCTCAAGGACTCAGCAAGGTGGATACCGCTTTCGCTGGGTACCCAACCACAGCTGA